A stretch of DNA from Terriglobia bacterium:
CCAGGAGGTCAGCCGGCTCGAGAGCGGAACGACCTCGCCGTTCCTCTACCGGAAGAACGGCCGGCCGGTCACCTACGTGATCGGCGACGTCGCGGGCACGGAGGAGTCGCCCGCTTACGCGATCCTGAAGATGTCCGATCGGATCCGGGCGATCACCGTTCCGGGAGGCTACGCGGTGGACGAGCGGATGGTGGACGATCCGCGGAGGGGAGACCACGAGGCGGTGGTGTGGGACGGCGAGTGGAGGATCACCTACGAGGTGTTCCGCGACCTGGGAGTCGCGTTCGGCGCCGTTTTGATCCTGATCTACATCCTCGTGGTCGCCTGGTTCCGGTCGTTCGCGGTGCCGCTCCTGATCATGGCCCCGATCCCGCTGACCCTGGTCGGGATCCTGCCCGGCCACGCGCTGACCGGGGTGTTCTTCACCGCCACCTCGATGATCGGAATGATCGCGCTGGCGGGCATCATCGTCCGGAATTCGATCCTGCTGGTGGATTTCATCGAGCTGTCCCTCGAGAGAGGGCTCTCCCTCCACGAGGCGGTGCTCGAGGCCGGGGCGGTGAGGTTCCGGCCGATCGCGCTCACGGGGGCCGCGGTCGTCGTCGGAGGCGTCGTGATGGTCCTCGACCCGATCTTCCAGGGACTCGCGGTCGCCCTGATGAGCGGCGTGCTCGTCTCCACGGCGTTGACCCTCGTCGTGATCCCGCTCCTGTACTTCATGATGATGCGGCGACGCGTCCCGGCGCCGGCCGGAGCTCGCGAGGAGGAAGCGCCTTGACGGGGATGAAGCAGGTCACGATCTTCTGCAGCGCCGATCTCTCCACCGCGGTCCAGGAGGCCCTCGTCCGCGCGGGGGTCGAGGGGTTCTTCCACCTCCCGGGAGGCGCGGGGGTCAAGCCGGGCGCCGCCGCCGAGCACGGACGGTGGCCTCGCTGGGAGGCGGAGATGTTCGTGACCCCGGTGCCGGACGACGCCGCGTCCCGCATCGTGGAGGCGCTCCGGTCGCTCGCCGGCCGTTGCGAGGTCGAGCCTTGCCTGCGTATCCTGGTGTCGGGCCTGGAGGCGGTGCATTGATGGAACGCTTCGGTGAGATCGTCCTGATGATCGCGGTCTTCGCCGGCTGGTTCGTGTTGAACCGCTTCGTGCTCCCGAGGGCCGGCGTCTCGACCTGAATGGCCCCGGGCTGCCGCCCCGCGGAGCGGGGCTCGACGGAAGCTCCCACGGACGGCCCGGACGAGCGTTTCGAGCCAGGACCGATGACCACGGCGCCGCTTGTCCTCCCGAGGGACCGGCATTAGTCTCACCGCATGACCCCCGACGAGTTCCGCTCCTGGATGAACGACTACAAGCGGGCCTGGGAGACGCGGGACCCCGAGCTCGCGGCCTCGCTCTTCGCCGAGTTCGCGGTCTACCAGGAGGCGCCGTATCGCGACCCGTTGCGCGGCCGGGCGACCGTTCGCGCGTACTGGGAGCACATCCCCCGCACGCAGGAGAACGTCCGTTTCGAATTCGAGGTGCTGGCGGCGGCCGGGGAGACCGGGTTCGCGCACTGGTGGGCGTCGTTCCGCAGGATCCCCTCGGGCAAGCGCGTTCACCTCGACGGGATTGCGGCGGTCACCCTCGACGGGGAAGGGAAGTGCCGTCTCTTCCGGGAGTGGTGGCACAAGCGAGAGGTCTAGCGGCCCGCGCCCTCACCGCCGCGCGGCAACCCCCCGCGCTCGCGCCGCGAGGGCGCGCGCCCCTGGCGTTCCTCCCTCCGGCGCGGCCGCGCCCGCAGGGAGCACCGAAAGGACCACGTCCGCGTCCGCGTCCGCCGCGGGGAGGGGCGGGGCGCACGTGCGGGGCGAAGGGCCTCCCCGGCTCGCGAGAAGGTCGAGGAGCCATCGCTGCTCTTGATTCCGCGCCCGCCTGACCCGCCCGGCCGCCCGGGGCGCTGCGAGGCAGAACACCACCTCGCCCTGCGCGGTGTTCAGGAAGCCCGCGAGCACGGAGACCCCGCCGTCCGTAGCGGTGAGGGTGCCGGTCTTGGCGACGAGCGCGGTCGCGTTCGGCCCTTCGGAGAGCAGCGGAAAGAACCGGGTCACGGTGCCGGGATCGCAGCCCGCGACTGGCAGCAGCGATTCGACGCCCCGACCGACCCGGTCGCCCGTCCGGCGGAACTCGCGCATCATGCGGACGACGAGGCGGGGCGTGATCCGGTTCTCGCCGAGCCCCGAGGTCGTCTCGAGGTGGACGAGATCCGGGGCGGCGCCGATCGCCTCCCCGAGCCGTTGCGCCAGCTCCTCCGCGGGTCCGAGCGCGGCCCCGACCCTTTCGATATCGTTGTTCGAGAAGCAGTTGAACCGGCGGAGCGTGTCGGCCAGCGGCTTCGACCGGTGGACGACCGCGACCTCGGCGCCGTCGGTCCCGTCGTCGACCCGCACGCCCTTGGCGATGGAGACGCGCGGCGGCTGCCCTGCGGGAAGGCCGCGGCGGATGGCGAACTCCCACCACGCGGCCCGCGTCGGACGGTTCCAACTCTTGGATTCGAGGGCGAGCTTGAGACGCGTCCCCATCAAG
This window harbors:
- a CDS encoding nuclear transport factor 2 family protein, producing the protein MTPDEFRSWMNDYKRAWETRDPELAASLFAEFAVYQEAPYRDPLRGRATVRAYWEHIPRTQENVRFEFEVLAAAGETGFAHWWASFRRIPSGKRVHLDGIAAVTLDGEGKCRLFREWWHKREV
- a CDS encoding D-alanyl-D-alanine carboxypeptidase, which encodes MRTRRPIAALLLLVPLLLAFQAAAATRAPRPTRHAKPKRPALDMVWHVETISGDVVDSRAADDPINPASVVKVATSWWALDKLGPDHRFETRFRTRGTLDPEKGILDGDLVVEGGGDPDFQAENAFLAGAALNRLGVRRVTGALVVNHRFWMGWEDGSAGMERDPDRRATLMGTRLKLALESKSWNRPTRAAWWEFAIRRGLPAGQPPRVSIAKGVRVDDGTDGAEVAVVHRSKPLADTLRRFNCFSNNDIERVGAALGPAEELAQRLGEAIGAAPDLVHLETTSGLGENRITPRLVVRMMREFRRTGDRVGRGVESLLPVAGCDPGTVTRFFPLLSEGPNATALVAKTGTLTATDGGVSVLAGFLNTAQGEVVFCLAAPRAAGRVRRARNQEQRWLLDLLASRGGPSPRTCAPPLPAADADADVVLSVLPAGAAAPEGGTPGARALAARARGVAARR